A part of Numida meleagris isolate 19003 breed g44 Domestic line chromosome 27, NumMel1.0, whole genome shotgun sequence genomic DNA contains:
- the LOC110389044 gene encoding nuclear factor interleukin-3-regulated protein translates to MDNFMTPLSTIGDLTLQHSNAKFLHSRVSGPSRRKREFMPDEKKDNMYWEKRRKNNEAAKRSREKRRLNDFAMESQLAALSEENAILRTELLALKLRFGLISPDASTHQGRSLQDFLGIYFRGHKALSPFPEAEPFAGDSSLSAKSFVPKVLEPAGFSCKTFNPSRNFLSCDSKPVPMDTPGLHQPKRLDSAFRSTVCSPFLDSHCPDRYAFRLPFSGGACFPSPCTGLAEVSKESTTTVSDEDDEQQVPKTSPPPPCSLPYPSEDHPKGRSSSALPHKLRIKTKALGGQ, encoded by the coding sequence ATGGACAACTTCATGACACCGCTGAGCACCATCGGCGACCTCACACTTCAGCACAGCAATGCAAAGTTCCTGCACAGCAGAGTGAGCGGACCCTCCCGACGTAAGCGGGAGTTCATGCCGGACGAGAAGAAGGACAACATGTACTGGGAGAAGAGACGCAAGAACAACGAGGCGGCCAAGCGCTCGCGGGAGAAGAGGCGCCTCAATGACTTCGCCATGGAGAGCCAGCTGGCCGCGCTCAGCGAGGAGAATGCCATCCTCAGGACGGAGCTGCTGGCCCTCAAACTGCGCTTTGGGCTCATCAGCCCCGATGCCAGCACCCACCAGGGCCGCTCCTTGCAGGACTTCCTGGGGATTTATTTCCGAGGGCACAAAGCGCTCTCGCCGTTCCCTGAAGCAGAGCCCTTTGCTGGGGATTCCAGCCTCTCCGCGAAGAGCTTTGTGCCGAAGGTGCTGGAGCCGGCTGGCTTTTCGTGCAAAACCTTTAACCCATCTAGAAACTTCCTCAGCTGTGACTCGAAGCCAGTTCCTATGGACACACCTGGCCTTCACCAGCCAAAGAGGCTCGATTCAGCCTTCAGATCCACAGTTTGCTCTCCTTTCCTCGATTCCCACTGCCCAGACAGATATGCGTTCCGTTTGCCTTTCTCAGGTGGTGCCTGCTTCCCGTCCCCTTGTACCGGTCTGGCGGAGGTGAGCAAGGAGAGCACCACCACTGTCTCAGATGAAGATGATGAGCAGCAAGTGCCCAAAACTTCTCCTCCACCCCCATGTAGCTTGCCCTACCCTTCAGAAGATCATCCAAAGGGCCGAAGCTCTTCAGCTCTGCCTCACAAACTCCGGATTAAGACCAAAGCCCTCGGAGGACAGTGA
- the LOC110389042 gene encoding actin-like protein 9 isoform X1, which yields MEGPQEGGTEPSQDGNSLCIGTSSPMFTLHECHPDELELHSVSSVSSSTSISSCSEEPELITGSIVIDMGTRSCRAGFSGHHSPSVEVSTLVGSRMGSEAARSEMVIGEQALLYPDTETVEVMHNGVIINWEAAESLWKHLIKRELRVNPEDHALLLTEPLFTPTSSRENMAEMAFEVLGTPGLFVAPQSVLSVYSHGKITALVLDMGHAATRTMPVLEGRNMARCSTQTDVAGRCLTWYLSTLLEDTGPMFSKGMSHVVEDIKHTCCYVATDFQTECLLPPSFHTMDFTLPNGMNLTISKERFQCPEVLFNPPSSWGDSFVGIQETVRKSLMQLPEEIIPTMCANILLCGGSSLFKGLEKRLCHELLDRLPPSTTVEVVGSALQRHAAWTGGSILASLRNFQSCWIRRDEYYEVGSCIVHQKCF from the exons aTGGAGGGGCCACAAGAGGGTGGGACAGAGCCCTCCCAGGATGGGAACTCTCTATGCATAGGGACCTCCTCCCCTATGTTTACACTCCATGAATGCCACCCAGACGAGCTGGAGCTGCATTCTGTCAGCAGCGtctcctccagcaccagcatctcctcctgcagcgAGGAGCCAGAGCTGATCACAGGCTCAATTGTGATTGATATgggcacaaggagctgcagagcagggttTTCCGGACACCATTCCCCCAGTGTTGAGGTCAGCACCCTGGTGGGCAGCCGCATGGGCTCAGAAGCAGCCAGGTCTGAGATGGTTATTGGAGAACAGGCCTTGCTGTACCCTGACACTGAAACCGTGGAGGTGATGCACAATGGCGTCATCATCAACTGGGAGGCGGCTGAAAGCCTATGGAAGCACCTCATCAAGCGTGAGCTCCGGGTGAACCCTGAGGACCATGCACTGCTCCTCACAGAGCCACTGTTCACCCCCACTAGCAGCCGGGAGAACATGGCAGAGATGGCCTTTGAGGTACTGGGCACTCCAGGTCTCTTTGTGGCCCCTCAGTCCGTCCTCTCAGTTTACAGTCATGGCAAGATCACTGCTTTGGTGCTGGACATGGGCCACGCAGCCACCCGCACCATGCCAGTGCTGGAGGGCAGGAACATGGCACGCTGCTCCACGCAGACAGACGTGGCAGGACGGTGCCTTACATGGTACCTTTCAACTCTTCTGGAGGACACGGGGCCCATGTTCAGCAAGGGGATGAGCCATGTGGTGGAGGACATCAAGCACACGTGCTGCTACGTCGCTACCGACTTCCAAACCGAGtgcctcctccctcccagcttccACACCATGGATTTTACCCTGCCCAACGGGATGAACCTTACCATCAGCAAGGAGCGCTTCCAGTGCCCAGAGGTGCTCTTCAACCCTCCGTCCAGCTGGGGAGATTCCTTCGTGGGCATCCAG gAGACAGTGCGGAAGAGCCTCATGCAGCTGCCGGAGGAAATCATACCCACCATGTGCGCCAACATCCTCCTGTGCGGGGGCTCCTCGCTCTTCAAGgggctggagaagaggctgtGCCATGAGCTCCTGGACCGCCTGCCACCCAGCACCACAGTGGAGGTGGTGGGCTCGGCGCTGCAGCGGCACGCAGCGTGGACGGGGGGATCCATCCTCGCCTCGCTCCGCAACTTCCAGTCGTGCTGGATCCGCCGGGATGAGTACTATGAAGTAGGTTCGTGCATTGTCCACCAGAAGTGCTTCTGA
- the LOC110389042 gene encoding actin-like protein 9 isoform X2, which yields MEGPQEGGTEPSQDGNSLCIGTSSPMFTLHECHPDELELHSVSSVSSSTSISSCSEEPELITGSIVIDMGTRSCRAGFSGHHSPSVEVSTLVGSRMGSEAARSEMVIGEQALLYPDTETVEVMHNGVIINWEAAESLWKHLIKRELRVNPEDHALLLTEPLFTPTSSRENMAEMAFEVLGTPGLFVAPQSVLSVYSHGKITALVLDMGHAATRTMPVLEGRNMARCSTQTDVAGRCLTWYLSTLLEDTGPMFSKGMSHVVEDIKHTCCYVATDFQTECLLPPSFHTMDFTLPNGMNLTISKERFQCPEETVRKSLMQLPEEIIPTMCANILLCGGSSLFKGLEKRLCHELLDRLPPSTTVEVVGSALQRHAAWTGGSILASLRNFQSCWIRRDEYYEVGSCIVHQKCF from the exons aTGGAGGGGCCACAAGAGGGTGGGACAGAGCCCTCCCAGGATGGGAACTCTCTATGCATAGGGACCTCCTCCCCTATGTTTACACTCCATGAATGCCACCCAGACGAGCTGGAGCTGCATTCTGTCAGCAGCGtctcctccagcaccagcatctcctcctgcagcgAGGAGCCAGAGCTGATCACAGGCTCAATTGTGATTGATATgggcacaaggagctgcagagcagggttTTCCGGACACCATTCCCCCAGTGTTGAGGTCAGCACCCTGGTGGGCAGCCGCATGGGCTCAGAAGCAGCCAGGTCTGAGATGGTTATTGGAGAACAGGCCTTGCTGTACCCTGACACTGAAACCGTGGAGGTGATGCACAATGGCGTCATCATCAACTGGGAGGCGGCTGAAAGCCTATGGAAGCACCTCATCAAGCGTGAGCTCCGGGTGAACCCTGAGGACCATGCACTGCTCCTCACAGAGCCACTGTTCACCCCCACTAGCAGCCGGGAGAACATGGCAGAGATGGCCTTTGAGGTACTGGGCACTCCAGGTCTCTTTGTGGCCCCTCAGTCCGTCCTCTCAGTTTACAGTCATGGCAAGATCACTGCTTTGGTGCTGGACATGGGCCACGCAGCCACCCGCACCATGCCAGTGCTGGAGGGCAGGAACATGGCACGCTGCTCCACGCAGACAGACGTGGCAGGACGGTGCCTTACATGGTACCTTTCAACTCTTCTGGAGGACACGGGGCCCATGTTCAGCAAGGGGATGAGCCATGTGGTGGAGGACATCAAGCACACGTGCTGCTACGTCGCTACCGACTTCCAAACCGAGtgcctcctccctcccagcttccACACCATGGATTTTACCCTGCCCAACGGGATGAACCTTACCATCAGCAAGGAGCGCTTCCAGTGCCCAGAG gAGACAGTGCGGAAGAGCCTCATGCAGCTGCCGGAGGAAATCATACCCACCATGTGCGCCAACATCCTCCTGTGCGGGGGCTCCTCGCTCTTCAAGgggctggagaagaggctgtGCCATGAGCTCCTGGACCGCCTGCCACCCAGCACCACAGTGGAGGTGGTGGGCTCGGCGCTGCAGCGGCACGCAGCGTGGACGGGGGGATCCATCCTCGCCTCGCTCCGCAACTTCCAGTCGTGCTGGATCCGCCGGGATGAGTACTATGAAGTAGGTTCGTGCATTGTCCACCAGAAGTGCTTCTGA